A genomic segment from Bdellovibrio sp. ArHS encodes:
- a CDS encoding M12 family metallopeptidase, protein MSNRILVFLLILLLVVGTYVFSKRDNSWRAQTAVPTKKQITNNEQNIPAALAHDLPAQESGLQSEANIPASHKQVEILPQAPLQKTAAQLGAVHYRIEDGMAVADGDILLGQVEAGAPPTGLTKPLELQLWDSSEIAIYIQPDLENPQRVREALLYFANTPIRFVDYTDQEDVLVFQTGSKDCKSYLGKVGGKQPVWLAPNCAPAEIAHEIMHALGFIHEQNRTDREAFVQVLKDNVEEGYLINFEIFPPSLMKVSGLAPFDYNSLMLYPSDTFAKPGTSQTLVSKDPGRQIAPLRALSQADIQRLYQAYGNR, encoded by the coding sequence TTGAGCAATCGGATTTTAGTCTTTCTGCTTATTTTACTTCTTGTTGTCGGAACATATGTCTTCTCTAAGCGCGATAATTCGTGGCGCGCGCAAACTGCAGTTCCCACGAAAAAGCAGATCACAAATAATGAACAGAACATCCCGGCGGCGCTCGCACATGATTTGCCAGCGCAAGAATCGGGTCTTCAATCCGAAGCAAATATTCCCGCAAGTCACAAACAGGTGGAAATTTTGCCGCAAGCGCCTTTGCAAAAAACAGCGGCACAGCTGGGGGCGGTTCATTATCGGATCGAAGACGGCATGGCAGTTGCTGACGGCGACATTTTGTTAGGGCAGGTCGAGGCCGGTGCGCCGCCAACGGGATTGACCAAACCTTTAGAACTGCAGTTATGGGATTCTTCCGAGATTGCGATTTATATTCAGCCCGACCTGGAAAATCCTCAGCGTGTGCGCGAGGCTTTGTTGTATTTTGCAAACACGCCGATTCGTTTTGTCGATTACACCGACCAGGAAGATGTTTTGGTTTTTCAGACGGGCTCTAAGGACTGCAAAAGTTACCTTGGCAAAGTCGGAGGTAAGCAGCCAGTGTGGTTAGCACCCAACTGCGCCCCGGCAGAGATCGCTCACGAAATCATGCATGCTTTGGGATTTATCCACGAACAGAATCGCACGGACCGGGAAGCCTTTGTACAGGTTCTTAAAGACAATGTCGAAGAAGGCTACCTGATCAACTTCGAAATTTTCCCACCAAGTCTGATGAAGGTCTCAGGCCTGGCGCCGTTTGATTATAACTCTTTGATGCTTTACCCCAGTGATACTTTTGCCAAGCCGGGTACGTCACAGACGCTGGTCTCAAAGGATCCGGGACGGCAGATTGCGCCACTGCGAGCTCTTTCCCAAGCGGATATTCAACGCCTTTATCAAGCCTACGGAAATCGTTAA
- a CDS encoding transposase — MIDEAGRKNRGLLSLMRRHPWNLKPDQEVKFRKYLKQNPALEAIYDFKQELTQMMLYRVYSKEEAKKMIPKFLDAIRALKESGFRNFVILGETLESWQEEIVRMWRFKKTNSIVEGMHTRMEELIRRAYGFRKFENFRLRARLYLG; from the coding sequence TTGATTGATGAGGCCGGTCGTAAGAACCGTGGTCTGCTATCCTTAATGCGCAGACATCCATGGAATTTAAAACCCGATCAGGAGGTAAAATTCAGAAAGTATTTGAAACAAAACCCAGCCTTGGAAGCCATCTACGATTTTAAGCAAGAGCTCACGCAAATGATGCTTTACCGAGTTTATAGTAAGGAGGAAGCAAAGAAGATGATCCCGAAGTTTTTAGACGCAATACGGGCCTTGAAAGAATCAGGATTCAGAAACTTCGTGATCTTGGGTGAAACGCTTGAAAGCTGGCAGGAAGAGATCGTGAGAATGTGGAGATTTAAGAAAACAAATTCAATTGTTGAGGGTATGCACACCCGAATGGAGGAGTTGATCAGAAGAGCTTACGGTTTTAGAAAATTTGAAAATTTCCGATTAAGAGCAAGGTTATATCTTGGATAG
- the gcvH gene encoding glycine cleavage system protein GcvH gives MPFHIPEDYYYTKEHEWAQVDENIVTVGITEFAQDQLGEVVYVELPEEGQKITQGQTFGVIESVKAVSDLYAPVSGTVIEVNASLSDDPSVLNDDPVNEGWLVRIEMDTEKELANLMRAPDYKKLIAEK, from the coding sequence ATGCCATTTCACATCCCAGAAGACTACTACTACACAAAAGAACACGAATGGGCTCAAGTTGACGAGAACATCGTAACCGTGGGTATCACTGAATTTGCTCAAGACCAATTGGGCGAGGTGGTTTACGTTGAACTTCCAGAAGAAGGTCAAAAAATCACTCAAGGTCAAACTTTCGGCGTTATCGAGTCCGTAAAAGCGGTCAGCGATCTTTATGCCCCTGTTTCAGGCACAGTTATCGAAGTGAACGCATCTTTATCTGACGATCCGTCAGTTTTAAACGACGATCCAGTGAATGAAGGCTGGTTGGTTCGCATCGAAATGGATACTGAAAAGGAACTAGCGAACCTTATGAGAGCTCCCGATTACAAAAAATTGATCGCAGAGAAATAG
- the gcvT gene encoding glycine cleavage system aminomethyltransferase GcvT, giving the protein MKKTPLADIHVNSGGRMVDFAGWYMPVQYSGVREEHDNVRKNVGLFDVSHMGEVRVKGPKALETLEWLTTNDVAKLNEGEAQYSLLPNEQGGLVDDIIVYCLKKNEDYLVCVNASNKDKDFAWMTKNNKGADITDESDLWGQIAIQGPKALELCDRVFGFKVSEMKPFTLKASQFQNFKIMVATTGYTGEKGCEVFVEAAGTGALWNHLLTEGKDLGAQPIGLGARDTLRTEMKYSLYGHEIDDTTNPYEAGLGWVIKPAKKDFIGKAMIVGKKEAGLQRNLVGFKMLEKGIPRQGYSLFSFDNKEIGKVTSGTHSPTLDEPIGIAYIDVAFAKEGTEFLLDIRGRKTKAVVCKTPFVQK; this is encoded by the coding sequence ATGAAAAAGACTCCATTAGCAGATATCCACGTAAATTCGGGCGGCCGCATGGTCGACTTCGCAGGCTGGTATATGCCTGTTCAATATTCTGGCGTTCGTGAAGAGCACGACAATGTTCGTAAGAACGTCGGTCTTTTCGATGTGTCTCACATGGGCGAGGTTCGCGTAAAGGGACCTAAGGCCTTGGAAACGCTAGAGTGGCTGACGACCAATGACGTTGCCAAGCTCAACGAGGGTGAAGCGCAGTATTCCCTTCTGCCAAATGAGCAAGGCGGATTGGTCGACGACATTATCGTGTATTGCCTGAAGAAAAATGAAGACTATTTGGTCTGCGTAAATGCCTCGAATAAAGACAAAGACTTTGCCTGGATGACGAAAAATAATAAGGGCGCTGATATCACAGACGAAAGCGATCTGTGGGGCCAGATTGCGATCCAGGGTCCGAAAGCTTTGGAACTTTGCGATCGTGTTTTCGGGTTTAAAGTCAGTGAAATGAAACCTTTCACTTTGAAAGCCAGTCAGTTTCAAAATTTCAAGATTATGGTAGCTACGACGGGATACACAGGCGAAAAAGGCTGTGAGGTGTTCGTTGAAGCTGCCGGTACAGGAGCTCTTTGGAATCACCTTTTGACTGAAGGCAAAGACCTGGGAGCCCAACCTATCGGCTTAGGCGCTCGTGACACACTCCGCACAGAAATGAAGTACTCTTTGTACGGCCACGAAATCGATGACACAACGAATCCATACGAAGCCGGCCTGGGTTGGGTTATTAAGCCGGCTAAAAAGGACTTTATCGGCAAGGCCATGATCGTCGGTAAAAAAGAAGCCGGTCTTCAAAGAAATCTTGTGGGATTTAAGATGCTTGAGAAGGGCATCCCCCGTCAGGGTTACAGCCTATTTTCTTTTGACAACAAAGAAATCGGCAAGGTAACTAGTGGTACACATTCTCCGACTTTGGATGAACCTATCGGTATTGCCTACATCGACGTAGCTTTTGCGAAAGAAGGAACTGAATTCCTTCTGGATATTCGCGGCCGTAAAACTAAAGCGGTGGTTTGTAAGACACCTTTCGTTCAGAAATAA
- a CDS encoding YheU family protein translates to MSFDENESSPPLEVPKEALSEEALRGIIESFIQREGTDYGREEIAFETKCNQIKKQIDKGDVKIVFDPDTETVGLMNTRDWQRRQKS, encoded by the coding sequence ATGTCTTTTGATGAAAACGAATCCAGTCCCCCTTTGGAAGTTCCCAAAGAAGCCTTAAGTGAAGAGGCCTTGCGCGGAATCATAGAAAGTTTCATTCAACGCGAAGGAACCGATTACGGCCGCGAAGAAATCGCTTTTGAAACCAAGTGCAATCAAATCAAAAAACAGATCGATAAGGGCGATGTAAAAATCGTTTTTGATCCCGATACGGAAACGGTGGGATTGATGAACACACGCGACTGGCAGCGCCGGCAAAAGTCTTAA
- a CDS encoding DUF4423 domain-containing protein has translation MQDVNKNSDFRQFLEDELARRSQNYPRYSLRAFARHLEVDSSFLSKILNGKRTVTIRTIRMFGERLNLTPDELQRFGEVSREKKMKRKLERLLEKMPTEEREQSTISITVDESRLPEAKEKIKNFRKELAQFLDAGVAQGKTYQISVSLFPVSGFSND, from the coding sequence ATGCAGGACGTAAATAAAAACTCGGATTTCCGACAATTCTTAGAAGATGAACTGGCTCGCCGTAGCCAAAACTATCCCCGTTACTCTTTGCGCGCTTTTGCGCGTCATTTGGAAGTGGACTCGTCATTCTTGTCCAAGATTCTTAATGGCAAAAGAACAGTGACGATCAGAACAATTCGTATGTTCGGGGAGCGTTTAAACCTGACACCTGATGAGCTTCAGCGTTTCGGTGAAGTTTCTCGTGAAAAGAAGATGAAGCGCAAGCTTGAACGTCTTCTTGAGAAAATGCCGACAGAAGAGCGTGAGCAGTCAACGATCTCGATCACGGTCGATGAATCGCGCTTGCCAGAAGCAAAAGAGAAAATCAAAAACTTCCGCAAAGAACTTGCGCAGTTTTTAGATGCTGGTGTGGCTCAGGGAAAAACGTATCAGATTTCTGTGTCCCTGTTCCCCGTTTCTGGATTCAGTAACGATTAG
- a CDS encoding SAM-dependent methyltransferase, whose protein sequence is MYKLPLRMQLIFDQLLPGQPVWDFCCDHGILGISAYRSGLFPEVYFVDQVASIMDRLRQRFQEKHFDEDSSSRAEFLTSAGEDLDAALKGSVVIAGVGTHTIIKILHTLHSKGLLQADRLILCPQNYEDKLLHFLSETPSFASMFGNQHYQFVERGRVRKMLILDKKIVMDSV, encoded by the coding sequence ATGTACAAATTGCCTCTCCGCATGCAGCTTATTTTCGATCAACTTCTTCCTGGGCAGCCCGTTTGGGACTTTTGCTGTGACCATGGTATTCTGGGCATCAGCGCCTATCGCAGTGGTCTGTTTCCTGAAGTTTATTTCGTCGATCAGGTGGCTTCTATTATGGATCGGTTGCGCCAGCGTTTTCAGGAAAAGCACTTCGACGAAGACTCTTCAAGCAGGGCCGAATTTCTGACGTCAGCGGGAGAAGATTTAGACGCGGCGCTCAAAGGAAGTGTGGTCATCGCCGGAGTGGGGACGCACACGATTATCAAAATTTTGCATACGCTTCACAGCAAGGGGCTTCTGCAAGCGGATCGTTTGATTTTATGTCCGCAAAATTACGAAGATAAACTGCTTCATTTTCTCTCAGAAACACCGTCCTTTGCGTCGATGTTCGGCAATCAACATTACCAATTTGTCGAACGCGGAAGGGTTCGTAAGATGTTGATATTAGATAAAAAAATAGTAATGGACAGCGTGTAA
- a CDS encoding transposase family protein, whose product MAGFLVFIFYTRDHDGKEAFFMSKLSLHIGSEISLKDFSFSQLIIAVKSLFDTEGVPSLVKVLVILVEKMIMQAGIECPHCQSHKRHLHGKRDRKLKTSIGEVVLSLKRMRCQSCEKTCVPFNQFLDLDQYSRRSREFEKLSLETVTNQSFRRSAKNLNDTMGFSTAHSSQHRWFAKSDATDLSVNHRVDYLIADGAGFKKDRDENGSNRGEIRIMIGYGKNGEVIPFGAWTRASWKDIGRYVKSENRL is encoded by the coding sequence TTGGCTGGTTTTCTTGTTTTTATTTTCTACACTCGTGATCATGATGGCAAGGAGGCCTTTTTTATGTCCAAACTTTCGCTGCATATAGGCTCTGAAATTTCCCTCAAAGACTTTTCGTTTTCCCAGCTAATCATTGCAGTGAAAAGTTTGTTCGACACCGAAGGCGTACCGAGCCTTGTAAAAGTATTGGTGATTTTAGTTGAGAAAATGATTATGCAGGCTGGAATTGAATGCCCTCACTGCCAAAGCCATAAACGTCACTTGCACGGCAAGAGAGATAGAAAATTAAAAACGTCTATTGGTGAAGTCGTCCTAAGCTTAAAGCGTATGCGCTGCCAAAGTTGCGAGAAAACCTGTGTCCCTTTCAATCAATTTTTAGATCTAGATCAGTACTCAAGAAGAAGTCGCGAATTTGAAAAACTATCCCTTGAAACAGTGACGAACCAGAGCTTCCGAAGATCAGCAAAAAACCTTAATGACACAATGGGATTTAGTACCGCTCATTCAAGCCAGCATCGTTGGTTTGCAAAGAGTGATGCAACAGATTTATCGGTAAATCATCGAGTCGACTATTTAATCGCCGATGGCGCGGGCTTTAAAAAAGATCGCGACGAAAATGGCTCCAACCGAGGCGAGATCCGCATTATGATTGGCTACGGAAAGAACGGCGAAGTGATCCCCTTTGGCGCTTGGACGCGAGCAAGCTGGAAAGACATCGGTCGCTACGTAAAGTCAGAAAACCGGCTCTAG
- a CDS encoding transposase, which produces MPPNIHEPIIGLPGYKLISYDGIKSVYFNVELIAKPRCPYCDGTDLRKKDSFIRTIKHHSIGIQKTYLRIKVHKFCCRSCGRYFNQRLPGIRPRFRSSEPFREEVAVKHKHGICKSVLGQFLDLGTATVERCFQGYLKQENKEFSNAACPKILGIDDKNFSRKLGFMTTFADLKRHRLYDVQLGRSEPSLRRFLRKIPDRRNCKVVLMDLSETYRSIAKKYFTNAMIVADSFHVVRLINHHF; this is translated from the coding sequence ATGCCCCCGAACATCCATGAACCTATCATTGGATTGCCCGGTTACAAACTCATTTCCTATGATGGAATTAAATCCGTTTATTTTAACGTAGAGCTTATCGCAAAGCCTCGATGTCCTTATTGCGATGGAACCGATTTGCGCAAAAAAGACAGCTTTATACGAACGATAAAGCATCACAGTATTGGCATTCAAAAAACCTATTTAAGAATCAAGGTTCATAAGTTTTGTTGCCGATCTTGTGGTCGATATTTCAATCAAAGACTCCCTGGAATAAGACCTCGATTTCGAAGCTCTGAACCTTTCAGGGAAGAAGTTGCAGTCAAACACAAGCACGGTATTTGCAAATCCGTTTTAGGTCAATTTCTTGATCTTGGAACAGCCACTGTTGAGCGATGTTTTCAAGGATATTTAAAGCAAGAAAACAAAGAGTTCAGCAATGCCGCATGTCCAAAGATTCTAGGAATTGATGATAAGAATTTTTCACGCAAGCTTGGGTTTATGACAACCTTTGCAGATCTCAAAAGACATCGCTTATACGATGTACAGTTAGGACGATCAGAGCCAAGTCTGCGGCGATTCTTAAGGAAAATACCAGACAGGCGGAACTGCAAAGTAGTGTTGATGGATTTATCAGAAACCTATCGAAGTATAGCCAAGAAATACTTCACCAACGCCATGATCGTCGCTGATAGTTTTCACGTTGTGAGGTTGATCAATCACCACTTTTAA
- a CDS encoding hemagglutinin, whose translation MVSFITIGIFICATLAGCIKADIKHPDLVPTLKSTSPSYYTNDASIKVKVQFNRRPTTIVDSEFKVNNATIVSITPLDDFTYLVELTPVAEGRVILSLPEGAALDERGKKSFSSENFEVYYDNSIPVVGAVQILPAAVSPNPRPVIDGQTEPKAIVTLYNSIACSGLKLADTQADSVTGTFHFPVANALTVEGPYAWSVLTQDAAGNTYCYPYPLPYVFDATAPSAPAISLPYAIQDSPVIIDVTSCDDTNQLPDSYFQVAFAQDGGPAPDFTDSSWGNCATGNNYVTVTGSQGLHTLTMWVRDEAGNISQSNSVSFTLDTTIPSLTLPTAISLNRNSSATELFDDASVDSDEEGLGSYSLGTASSPQCSDYGSVTINSATGALTYTPTAHYYNKNGATNHHGGPCNIKVQFSDQVLPTAHIKEAEVAVSVDFIDELPQITAWPGTNGTATEKCGNKCFANAIFDLSFTANPGGAGFPDPQTLTCSATTADGYYVSIASCSVSGTSGTLSLQMGSAHASSTDTTLITLTVSDGLTSVSKSFGVHVDNYVMSMYPALAVSRPLSCILCHANIQADIVMDFGVAQANYANASDILGFARINSSHMYHSDNNVIGFTVTGSLYMPNITVTDKNFIKQVSGTPNGAPVNLRSFLLNPWNYYEPQADAQGTLLTDTDGFVKVAAAPTVMAALPPINGGLTLKNSVTIRAPSDAEILALDATLSAATTAFVYKGPNSKPALSGLEIHDYGYGEFVRNNGTIVCYGSIIISGTLYLNNPDIQTDDVGCSIYVAGNVFIETNRGTAINYVGGAASPTLQITASRNLHMGIGLYDLAHIRNSNNAANDARKIANDANPSGLRDAGGTVSSIKSNENAGAWEYMTCPLRPEHAIYLETHYVSNGNYTACDASTDPWKCAMANEIFNNWIGVVTNYDHVPNVRNVYRPATNSLIDIVRAYETMCRFNGAYQMSSYSSYSWTWAGYWGEQPSKIGAPTINSYRVATVFDHLRVNAHNVHSRYYGEFRGSVISPYALFAVGNLVFKYDTRLNNVVPYPKLMVPNPIFDVQ comes from the coding sequence ATGGTATCATTCATAACTATCGGCATTTTTATATGCGCAACCCTGGCGGGTTGTATTAAAGCCGATATCAAACACCCCGATCTGGTTCCCACTTTAAAGTCCACGTCCCCTTCCTATTACACCAACGACGCTTCTATCAAAGTGAAGGTGCAGTTCAACCGTCGACCGACAACGATTGTTGATTCCGAATTCAAAGTGAACAACGCGACAATCGTTAGCATCACTCCTCTTGATGACTTCACCTATCTTGTGGAACTGACCCCGGTAGCGGAAGGCCGCGTGATTTTAAGTCTGCCGGAAGGTGCGGCTTTGGATGAGCGGGGAAAAAAATCATTCAGTTCGGAAAATTTCGAAGTCTATTATGACAATTCCATCCCCGTCGTCGGCGCAGTGCAAATTCTACCCGCTGCCGTCAGTCCTAATCCACGCCCCGTTATCGATGGCCAAACAGAGCCCAAGGCGATCGTGACTCTTTATAATTCCATCGCGTGCTCGGGATTAAAATTAGCCGATACGCAAGCCGACAGCGTCACTGGCACTTTCCACTTCCCAGTGGCGAATGCACTGACCGTTGAAGGCCCTTATGCCTGGAGTGTTTTAACTCAAGATGCCGCTGGCAATACTTATTGTTATCCTTATCCTTTGCCGTATGTTTTCGATGCAACGGCCCCGTCTGCCCCTGCGATCTCTTTGCCCTATGCGATCCAAGACAGTCCCGTCATCATTGATGTCACTTCCTGCGATGACACCAATCAGTTGCCGGATTCTTACTTTCAGGTGGCCTTCGCCCAAGATGGGGGCCCTGCGCCTGATTTTACAGACTCTTCGTGGGGAAACTGTGCCACCGGAAACAATTATGTAACCGTCACTGGAAGCCAAGGCTTGCATACTTTGACAATGTGGGTGCGCGATGAGGCAGGTAATATCAGTCAAAGCAATAGCGTTTCGTTCACCCTGGATACCACGATTCCCAGCCTGACACTTCCGACAGCGATTTCTTTAAACCGCAATAGTTCTGCGACCGAGTTATTCGACGACGCCAGTGTTGATTCCGACGAAGAAGGATTAGGAAGCTATTCGCTGGGGACAGCCTCTTCACCGCAATGTTCGGATTATGGATCGGTGACGATCAATTCGGCGACGGGCGCTCTGACGTACACACCTACCGCGCATTATTATAATAAAAACGGAGCCACCAACCATCATGGCGGTCCCTGCAACATCAAGGTGCAGTTTTCAGATCAGGTTTTGCCGACGGCTCATATAAAAGAGGCCGAAGTCGCCGTCAGCGTTGATTTCATTGACGAGCTTCCCCAAATCACCGCGTGGCCTGGCACCAATGGCACGGCCACGGAAAAGTGTGGAAACAAGTGTTTTGCGAACGCCATCTTTGACTTGAGTTTCACGGCCAATCCCGGTGGCGCCGGTTTCCCCGACCCGCAAACTTTAACTTGTTCGGCAACGACTGCCGACGGCTATTACGTATCGATCGCAAGCTGTTCCGTCAGTGGCACCTCGGGAACTTTGTCACTACAGATGGGCTCAGCCCATGCTTCTTCAACAGACACGACACTCATCACCCTGACTGTCAGCGATGGGCTCACCAGTGTTTCAAAATCCTTTGGCGTTCATGTCGACAACTATGTCATGAGCATGTACCCCGCTTTGGCGGTGTCTCGCCCGCTTTCCTGCATTCTTTGCCACGCGAATATTCAGGCTGATATTGTTATGGACTTCGGTGTTGCCCAGGCAAACTACGCAAACGCTTCCGATATTCTGGGATTTGCCAGAATCAACTCTTCCCACATGTATCACTCGGACAATAACGTCATTGGTTTTACAGTAACGGGTTCCCTTTATATGCCCAATATCACGGTGACGGATAAAAACTTTATCAAACAGGTTTCAGGGACACCGAATGGCGCCCCCGTGAATCTTCGTAGCTTTCTTTTAAATCCCTGGAACTATTACGAACCGCAGGCCGATGCCCAGGGGACTTTGCTGACGGACACAGATGGCTTCGTCAAAGTGGCGGCAGCACCGACGGTCATGGCCGCCTTGCCACCGATAAACGGCGGATTGACACTGAAAAACTCGGTCACGATTCGTGCCCCTTCGGATGCAGAAATTCTGGCCTTGGATGCCACCTTGTCGGCAGCCACGACCGCCTTTGTTTACAAGGGACCAAACTCAAAACCCGCATTAAGCGGATTAGAAATTCACGACTATGGTTACGGCGAGTTTGTTCGCAACAATGGCACGATTGTTTGTTATGGCAGCATCATTATCAGCGGCACACTTTATCTGAACAATCCCGACATTCAGACAGATGACGTGGGTTGTTCCATCTATGTCGCCGGAAATGTTTTTATTGAAACCAACAGAGGCACCGCCATCAACTACGTCGGTGGCGCAGCCTCACCCACGCTGCAAATCACGGCCTCCCGCAACTTACATATGGGAATCGGGCTTTACGACCTAGCGCACATTCGTAACTCGAACAATGCCGCCAATGATGCCAGAAAAATCGCGAATGACGCCAATCCGTCGGGACTGCGTGATGCCGGAGGAACCGTTTCCTCGATCAAGAGCAACGAAAATGCGGGAGCGTGGGAATACATGACGTGTCCACTGCGCCCTGAGCACGCTATTTACCTGGAAACACACTACGTCTCGAACGGAAACTACACCGCCTGCGATGCCTCTACAGATCCCTGGAAATGCGCCATGGCCAACGAGATCTTCAACAATTGGATCGGCGTCGTTACGAATTACGACCACGTCCCCAACGTGCGAAACGTCTATCGACCAGCGACGAATTCTTTAATTGATATCGTCCGTGCCTATGAGACCATGTGCCGTTTCAACGGCGCCTATCAAATGTCCAGTTATTCCAGCTATAGTTGGACCTGGGCCGGCTACTGGGGCGAACAGCCTTCCAAGATTGGCGCGCCAACAATCAACTCCTACCGCGTCGCAACGGTCTTTGATCATCTGCGTGTTAATGCGCACAACGTCCACAGCAGGTACTATGGCGAATTTAGAGGCTCGGTGATTTCTCCATATGCGCTTTTCGCCGTCGGAAATCTGGTGTTCAAATACGACACGCGCCTTAACAACGTCGTGCCTTATCCCAAATTAATGGTTCCAAATCCGATCTTTGATGTGCAATAG